The Oceanicaulis alexandrii DSM 11625 DNA segment TCATTGACGATCTCTTGCAGCACTTCCTGCAGGATCGGCAGAACAGGACGCATGGCCTGTTGCTCGGTCGCTTGCAGTTCCTGAGCGCGAATGCGGCGGGTCTGCTCGAAGGTCGCCGCGTCACGCTGCAGGCTTTCATAGCGCGCAGCCAGGTCGGGACGCTGGCGGATCGCGTCTTCGGACAAAGCCGAGAGCTCAGCGTTCAGCGCTTCGCTTTCAGACTGGATCGCAGCCTGTTGCGGCTGAAGTTCGGCCTGGATCTCCTGACCGATGGCTTCAAGTCGCGTGGTGATGTGCTGGCCGACAGCGCTCTCTCGCAAGATGCGCTGTTCGTTCATGACCAGCACGCCTTGAGCAAAGCTCGCAGCGCTGAAGCCGATGCTCAAAGCCAGGGCTGCGGCGAGCATGCGCAGCGGGCGCATAGTGGCGAAAATCTGACGTTTCATGAGTTTAGAACCCCGTTCGTGTGCTGAAGCGGAAGAACGCCCCTTGGTCGTAATCTTCCTTGATAAAGGCGTGCGCCAGGTCAAACCGCACCGGGCCGAAAGGAGAATCCCAGAAGATGCTCATACCGGCCGATGCGCGCAGCGCCAGGTCGTCAACGGTGAAGATGGCCGCGTCCGTGCCATCATCGGCGATCTGGTCGTCATCGGGAAGGACGCCGACCGTGCCGAATTCAGTAAACAGGCTGCCGCGAATGCCATATTGCTCCGGCAGACCCAGCGGGAAGCCCATTTCCAGAGCGCCGATGGCGTA contains these protein-coding regions:
- a CDS encoding OmpH family outer membrane protein; protein product: MKRQIFATMRPLRMLAAALALSIGFSAASFAQGVLVMNEQRILRESAVGQHITTRLEAIGQEIQAELQPQQAAIQSESEALNAELSALSEDAIRQRPDLAARYESLQRDAATFEQTRRIRAQELQATEQQAMRPVLPILQEVLQEIVNERNADVLIDRSVVVYAADSVDISQSAIERLNQRISTTPVNRVRVPTQPAQQQQ